Part of the Candidatus Bipolaricaulota bacterium genome, CGGCGGAACAACGTCAAGGATCCGCAGTGGGAGCTCGCGTTCTCCTACTACAGCACGACCCCGGATCCGTCGCTCGTCCTGATGCTCAACCCGAACTACGCCGGTTGGTGGAACACCCCGGAGATTCAGAAACTACGGGAGGAGCTGAACAAGATCACCGACTTCAAGGCCCGCTACGCCAAGTGGGAGGAGATCATGCGCCTGTGGTACCAGCAGGTGCCGGCGATCAAGTTCGGTGACGCCTATCAGCTCCACCTGATGCGGGCCGAGATCGGAGGCGGGTACGGGACCGAAGCCCGTCCGCCGATGTTATCCCCGTACTTCTGGAACTCCTGGCGCAAGTAGGACGAATCACGCCCCTCCGTCTTAACGGCGGAGGGGCTTCTAGATCGGAGAGAAGATGGTATCATTCATCGTGCGCAGGGGGATGGGAATGCTGATCAGCACCTTCTTGGTGATCAGCATTACGTTCGCCTTCATGCAGATGATCCCGGGTGATCCGGCCGACGTCCTCCTTGGACCGAACGCCACTCCGGAGCAGATTGCAAGTCTGCGTGCGACCTGGGGATTGGACCAGTCGATCTGGGTCCAGTACTACCGCTATATCGTCAACTTCCTGCACGGCGACCTGGGGGAGTCCTTGTTCTCCCGTCAGCCGGTGCTGCGGATGATCGGCCAGCACGCCGAGACGAGCGTCTTTCTCGGGATCATGGCCCTGCTCGTCGTCGTCGGGCTCGGGATCCCCGCCGGGGTGATCTCGTCGATCCGCCCGAACAGCTGGACCGACAACACGCTGCTGCTCGTCGCCCTCGCCGGGGCGTCGATCCCCAGCTTCTGGCTCGGACTGATGCTGATGGTCGTTGTGGCGGGAAAGCTCCACCTCCTCCCGAGCTCGGGGTTCACTTCCGTCCTCGCCACCGGGAACATCGCCAACCTGAAGAATCTGATCCTCCCCGCGATATCACTCGGGTTCGTCAACGCCGCCTTGGTCGCCCGCACCGCCCGCTCGAGCATGCTCGATGTCCTCGGGGCGGACTACATCACCACCGCACGCGCCAAGGGGCTGTCGGAATGGGCGGTGATCGCCAAGCACGCGCTGCGCAACGCGGCGATCCCGACGGTGACGGTGATCTCGTTCACGTTTGCCTCGCTCGTCTCCGGGGCGGTGGTGACGGAAAACGTGTTCGCCCTCCCCGGGGTGGGGAGCATGATTGTCCAGTCGGTGCTGAAGCGCGACTACCCGGTGATCCAGGGGATCATGATGGTCGTCGCTGTGCTGTATGTGGTGGTCAACTTCTTCACTGACCTCACCTACGCCATGCTCGATCCGAGGATCCGCTACCGATGATGAACGAGAGGAAAGATGAACTCAGGTTGAGAGTGGCGGCCTGGCGGCGGCGGGTTCGCGACCGGATCAGTGCCATGTGGAGGTCATTTGCTGGGTTCGCCACGAAGCGGAAGACCACCCTGTTCGCCCTGATCATGCTTGGAATCCTCCTGTTCCTTGCCGTTGCCGGGACGGCGATCTCCCCGTTCGACCCGAACGGGCTGAATCTGGCCGCTCGGCTGCAGGGGCCGAACCGGACCCACCTTCTCGGGACCGACCACTTCGGTCGGGATATCCTGAGCCGGGCACTCGCCGGAACGCGGATCACCCTCCTGCTCGGGCTTGCCATCGCCGCGTTCTCCTTGGTTGTCGGGCTCCCTATCGGGATGCTCTCCGGGTTCTACGATACGTTCGGCCTGGTCGTCATGCGGCTGGTTGATGCGATCATGGCCTTCCCGGCGATCATCCTCGCGTTGGCGCTGATGGCCATCTTCGGGAAGCCCGGGGTGTTCAATGTAATCCTCGCGGTGGGAATGGTGTGGGCACCCCGCATGGTCCGCGTCGTCTACAGCTCCACTCTCTCCCTGCGGGAGAACACCTACGTCGAGGCCGCCCGTGCCCTGGGGGTGAGCCCAATGCGCATCCTCCTCCGTCATATCACGATCAACCTCATCTCCCCGGTGATCGTGCAGGCGACGTTTACGTTTGCGTTCTCGGTGATGGACGTCGCGGCGCTCAACTTCCTCGGGGTGGGGATCCCGCCGTACCTGCCGAGCTGGGGCGGGATGATGAACGAGGGACGTACGTACATCCTCCGCGCCCCGTGGATCATCGTCTTCCCCGGGGTGTTCCTCGCCCTGTCCGTCTTGTCGGTGAACCTGCTCGGCGACGCGCTCCGCGACCGGCTCGATCCGAAGCTGAGGAGGATCATGTGATAGGATCGACAAACCCGTTTAGCCTACGGGTTGAAAGTCCCGCGTTAGCGCAGGTTCTCCTCGTTCTGTTTACAGTAAAGCAAGTGCATTTTATCTAAGTATGCTTTAAGGAATCCACCGTTCATCCGGTAACCACGACAATCAGGCACTTTGCTATTGACTGACGTGAAAAGATCTCTATAATAGCATTACTGTTTTGGTTGTTTAGATTCGGAAAAAGGCGATCCTGTTGCGAAACAGGTGCGCAAAGCCATCGATCTCTTTGCAGAGATAGCGTGGTTGCCCGGATCGGGGGGAAACGTTGGCTGTAGTGGTCTCGGGCAAAACGTGATATGGCGCTCTTTGTCGTCCGACAAGGGGCGTTTTTTGTTTTGAGGGGGAAACCGGACCGGGGGAAGGTGATGGAGTAGAGCGAACGAATTAGGGAGGCGCGAATGCAAATGAGGATTTCACGTGCAGTTTTTTTCCTGGCGATGGTTGTAGTTGTTGCAGGATGTAGAACGTTTGCACAGATCTCCGGTCGATTCGGGCTGAATCTTGTTGCCCGCCGGATTCCTACCACTCTGACTGGTGAGATAAAGCTCAACACTCCGAGCGAGTTTACGATGCTCGAGTTCGCTGTGGCGTCGAATCTCGTGCTGCATTCGAGCTTCGGCGTCATCGATCTCGACCTCGACACGACGGTGAACACCGCCGGCCCCGAACATTGTGTGATCAAGACCCCATTGAACCTCGACCGACTGGAGATTTACGGGACCAAGTTCGACCGGCTGAAGTTGATCCCCGAGATGTGGTTTGCAGTTCCGTTTGAGGCGGTAACCGACGTCAACAACCTGCCGAATTCGGTGCTCATCCCGCCCGGGGACATCATGTTCGTCAAGGCGCGGTTCACCGCCCTATCCTCGATCGGAGGGTTCAACATCTCGCACCTGGTGATGCTCGAGGACCTGAACTTCCCCAACCCGAGCGCCTCGTTCACCCCGCTTCAATACCCGGTGCAGTCCCAGAGCTTCGCCATCGGGAGTCTGAC contains:
- a CDS encoding ABC transporter permease, producing the protein MVSFIVRRGMGMLISTFLVISITFAFMQMIPGDPADVLLGPNATPEQIASLRATWGLDQSIWVQYYRYIVNFLHGDLGESLFSRQPVLRMIGQHAETSVFLGIMALLVVVGLGIPAGVISSIRPNSWTDNTLLLVALAGASIPSFWLGLMLMVVVAGKLHLLPSSGFTSVLATGNIANLKNLILPAISLGFVNAALVARTARSSMLDVLGADYITTARAKGLSEWAVIAKHALRNAAIPTVTVISFTFASLVSGAVVTENVFALPGVGSMIVQSVLKRDYPVIQGIMMVVAVLYVVVNFFTDLTYAMLDPRIRYR
- a CDS encoding ABC transporter permease — translated: MNERKDELRLRVAAWRRRVRDRISAMWRSFAGFATKRKTTLFALIMLGILLFLAVAGTAISPFDPNGLNLAARLQGPNRTHLLGTDHFGRDILSRALAGTRITLLLGLAIAAFSLVVGLPIGMLSGFYDTFGLVVMRLVDAIMAFPAIILALALMAIFGKPGVFNVILAVGMVWAPRMVRVVYSSTLSLRENTYVEAARALGVSPMRILLRHITINLISPVIVQATFTFAFSVMDVAALNFLGVGIPPYLPSWGGMMNEGRTYILRAPWIIVFPGVFLALSVLSVNLLGDALRDRLDPKLRRIM